In Luteimonas viscosa, the following proteins share a genomic window:
- the iolG gene encoding inositol 2-dehydrogenase, with translation MQRIDVALVGAGRMGQVHGPNAARTPGLRLRYVVDPRPHAASAMAAATGAEAATLDQALSDPAVGAVLVCSSTDQHLANALQAVEAGKAVFCEKPIDLDLQKARAAQPRFEGARFVLGFNRRYDPHFLALRQRLDAGAVGRLESLHIVNHDPAAPSAHFIPTSGGLFKDFTIHDLDMARWMLGEEPVEVFATASCLVDPGIGRQGDVDTARTVLRTASGRLCVISNTRRSGYGYDQRIEAFGSTGMATAGNVSRDTVQVFDEHGTTAAPIAYAFPERYAESYRAQIAHFAEVAHGAARPRTHYADGIAALVLAEACQRSVREGRSIRLQEQS, from the coding sequence ATGCAACGGATCGACGTGGCCCTGGTCGGGGCCGGCCGCATGGGCCAGGTCCACGGGCCCAACGCCGCCAGAACGCCCGGACTGCGGCTGCGGTACGTGGTGGACCCGCGTCCGCACGCGGCGTCGGCGATGGCGGCCGCCACCGGCGCCGAAGCCGCCACCCTGGACCAGGCCCTGTCCGATCCCGCCGTCGGCGCCGTGCTGGTCTGCAGTTCCACCGACCAGCACCTGGCGAATGCGCTGCAGGCGGTGGAAGCGGGCAAGGCGGTCTTCTGCGAGAAGCCGATCGACCTCGACCTGCAGAAGGCGCGGGCCGCACAGCCGCGCTTCGAAGGCGCGCGCTTCGTGCTCGGCTTCAACCGGCGCTACGACCCGCATTTCCTGGCGCTCAGGCAGCGCCTGGACGCCGGCGCGGTCGGCCGGCTCGAAAGCCTGCACATCGTCAATCACGACCCGGCCGCCCCATCGGCGCATTTCATCCCCACCAGTGGCGGCCTGTTCAAGGACTTCACCATCCACGACCTCGACATGGCGCGCTGGATGCTGGGCGAGGAGCCGGTGGAAGTGTTCGCCACCGCGAGCTGCCTGGTCGATCCCGGGATCGGCCGGCAGGGCGACGTCGACACCGCGCGCACCGTGCTCCGGACGGCGTCGGGCAGGCTGTGCGTGATTTCCAACACCCGCCGCAGCGGCTACGGCTACGACCAGCGCATCGAGGCGTTCGGCTCGACCGGCATGGCGACCGCCGGCAACGTCTCGCGCGATACCGTGCAGGTGTTCGACGAGCACGGTACGACGGCGGCGCCGATCGCCTATGCGTTCCCTGAGCGCTACGCCGAGTCCTACCGCGCGCAGATCGCGCATTTCGCCGAGGTTGCGCACGGGGCGGCGCGACCACGGACGCATTACGCCGACGGCATTGCCGCACTGGTGCTGGCCGAGGCCTGCCAGCGGTCGGTGCGCGAGGGCCGTTCCATCCGATTGCAGGAGCAAAGCTGA
- the iolG gene encoding inositol 2-dehydrogenase: MSKVALIGAGRIGRIHARNAALHPRLELAAVVDPVTASAGSIAGEWNARVSSLEEVLADDTIAGVIVASSTDTHLDYSIRAAQAGKAVFCEKPIDQDLQRARGAAGALREARLFLAFNRRFDPNFQALKARLDDGGIGSIESLQITSNDPAPPPPSYIAVSGGLFKDMAIHDFDMARWLLGEEVAEVWAVGSCLVDPEIGRLGDVDTARTVLKTASGKLCVISNTRRSGYGYDQRIEAYASAGMVRADNVLESTVQVFGENGAASDRLQNFFLDRYAEAYRREMDHFAEILDGATPSVGYADGVAALALAEAATRSSKTGEVVRP; this comes from the coding sequence ATGTCGAAAGTCGCATTGATCGGTGCCGGTCGCATCGGCCGCATCCACGCCAGGAACGCGGCGCTGCACCCGCGCTTGGAGCTGGCTGCGGTGGTGGACCCGGTCACCGCGTCGGCCGGATCGATCGCCGGTGAGTGGAACGCCCGGGTGAGCTCGCTGGAGGAGGTGCTTGCCGACGACACCATCGCCGGCGTCATCGTCGCAAGCTCGACGGATACGCACCTGGATTACAGCATCCGCGCAGCACAGGCAGGCAAGGCCGTCTTCTGCGAGAAGCCGATCGACCAGGACCTGCAGCGTGCCCGCGGCGCCGCCGGCGCGTTGCGGGAGGCGAGGCTGTTCCTGGCTTTCAACCGGCGCTTCGATCCGAACTTCCAGGCTCTCAAGGCGCGCCTGGATGACGGCGGGATCGGCAGCATCGAAAGCCTGCAGATCACTTCGAACGATCCCGCTCCACCGCCGCCCTCGTACATCGCGGTCTCCGGCGGCCTGTTCAAGGACATGGCCATCCACGATTTCGACATGGCGCGCTGGCTGCTGGGCGAGGAGGTCGCCGAGGTCTGGGCGGTGGGCAGCTGCCTCGTCGATCCGGAGATCGGCAGGTTGGGCGACGTCGATACCGCGCGCACCGTGCTGAAGACGGCATCGGGCAAGCTGTGCGTGATCTCCAACACCCGCCGCAGCGGCTACGGCTACGACCAGCGCATCGAGGCCTATGCGTCGGCCGGCATGGTCCGCGCCGACAACGTCCTCGAAAGCACCGTGCAGGTGTTCGGCGAGAACGGCGCCGCCAGCGACCGGCTGCAGAACTTCTTCCTAGATCGATACGCCGAAGCCTACAGGCGCGAGATGGATCACTTCGCCGAGATACTCGACGGCGCGACGCCGTCGGTCGGCTATGCCGACGGGGTCGCGGCACTGGCCCTGGCGGAAGCGGCAACCCGGTCGTCGAAGACCGGCGAGGTGGTCAGGCCCTGA
- a CDS encoding TonB-dependent receptor, with the protein MPSIASAQDSTGDTTPASEATDLDAIVVTGRRAADRLAIDDKRSADGQVDAIRADDVGRLPDQNVAEAVRRLPGVTTVNDQGEGRYLTVRGVSPDLLNVTLNGQTAAAPEPESRQVKLDDIPSALIGGVTVSKTLTPDMDANAIAGQVNIETVSAFDRNRTFGSARAAYGRYDINGENPYEYDASFGSVFGADRQFGAVLAVNRSDRKIGSQNVQNPGGWIEIDGNEVPEGLEVRQYNTHRQRTGAVANFDWKASENASLFLRFMYSKYQDQETRDAFAVELDEDGISPGSATSGTFEGAEAVRAIRTREETTTSFTAATGGEFRFGDNRLDLEATYSRANKRDPRRDEWGFVAEDVSGSYSIGPRSYDFSFADDAAFDPSNFEPDFFEPESRRAVEDLYQFRADYVIPFGTDGSDLQVGFKYLRRDKNNDVDGEAWEYGDGGLTMADVPGGSFDAVFGGRYRLGPLVSGSLADAYFDANKGEFEEDGEGTLSATLAGDFEIEETITAAYAMARLWFGNVTVIPGMRIERTEGSYAAHAFDVESGSLDQAFNVFGSRSYTDIFPGVNIRWDAGDNLVVRGAVTRAIGRPNYESIAPFVEIQGAGSLEPEVTMGNPDLDPLYSTNVDLSVEYYVGNRGVLSAAVFYKDISSPIFAVTRTDQDGVFGGLPLTGAEVGSWENAEKATVSGIEFNAQYELSFLPSPFDGFSVGANMTFVDSEAEGLPARTDTVPLVNQSDRVASVQVSYEKYGFSARLAYTYRSAMLNEASEDDPEEDVYWDSLKQWDIKFGYEINPRWSVFLEGSNLNDAMMRAYVGRRERTMEQEIYGWSARMGVQFKF; encoded by the coding sequence TTGCCATCCATCGCGTCCGCACAGGACTCGACGGGCGACACGACCCCGGCGTCGGAAGCCACCGACCTGGACGCCATCGTGGTCACCGGCCGTCGCGCCGCCGATCGCCTGGCGATCGACGACAAGCGCAGCGCCGATGGCCAGGTCGATGCGATCCGCGCCGACGACGTCGGCCGCCTGCCGGACCAGAACGTGGCGGAAGCCGTGCGTCGACTGCCGGGCGTGACGACGGTGAACGACCAGGGCGAAGGCCGCTACCTCACGGTACGCGGCGTATCGCCCGACCTGCTCAACGTGACGCTCAACGGGCAGACGGCCGCGGCGCCGGAACCGGAAAGCCGGCAGGTCAAGCTCGACGACATTCCTTCCGCGTTGATCGGAGGCGTGACCGTCTCCAAGACGCTGACGCCGGACATGGATGCGAACGCGATCGCGGGACAGGTGAACATCGAAACCGTGTCGGCGTTCGATCGCAACCGCACCTTCGGTTCGGCGCGCGCCGCCTACGGCCGCTACGACATCAACGGCGAGAACCCCTACGAGTACGACGCTTCGTTCGGCAGCGTGTTCGGCGCCGACAGGCAGTTCGGCGCGGTGCTGGCGGTCAACCGTTCCGACCGCAAGATCGGCTCGCAGAACGTGCAGAACCCGGGCGGCTGGATCGAGATCGACGGCAACGAAGTCCCCGAAGGCCTGGAAGTACGGCAATACAACACCCACCGCCAGCGTACCGGCGCAGTCGCCAACTTCGACTGGAAGGCCAGCGAGAACGCCTCGCTGTTCCTGCGCTTCATGTACTCGAAGTACCAGGACCAGGAAACGCGCGACGCGTTCGCCGTCGAGCTGGACGAGGACGGCATTTCGCCCGGTTCCGCCACCAGCGGCACGTTCGAGGGAGCCGAGGCGGTCCGCGCGATCCGTACGCGCGAGGAGACCACCACCAGCTTCACCGCGGCGACCGGCGGCGAGTTCCGCTTCGGCGACAACCGGCTCGACCTCGAAGCGACCTACTCGCGGGCGAACAAGCGCGACCCGCGTCGCGACGAATGGGGTTTCGTGGCCGAGGACGTCTCGGGCAGCTATTCGATCGGTCCGCGCAGCTACGACTTCTCGTTCGCCGACGATGCGGCGTTCGACCCGTCGAACTTCGAGCCGGACTTCTTCGAGCCCGAATCGCGGCGCGCGGTGGAAGACCTGTACCAGTTCCGCGCCGACTACGTGATTCCGTTCGGCACCGACGGCTCCGATCTCCAGGTCGGCTTCAAGTACCTCAGGCGCGACAAGAACAACGACGTCGACGGTGAAGCCTGGGAGTACGGCGACGGCGGCCTGACGATGGCCGACGTCCCCGGTGGCAGCTTCGACGCCGTCTTCGGCGGCCGCTATCGACTGGGGCCGCTGGTCAGCGGATCGCTGGCCGACGCGTACTTCGACGCCAACAAGGGCGAGTTCGAGGAAGACGGCGAGGGCACGCTCAGCGCCACCCTGGCCGGCGACTTCGAGATCGAGGAAACCATCACCGCCGCCTACGCGATGGCGCGCCTCTGGTTCGGCAACGTCACCGTCATCCCCGGCATGCGCATCGAACGCACCGAAGGCAGCTACGCCGCGCATGCCTTCGACGTGGAGAGCGGGTCTCTCGACCAGGCGTTCAACGTGTTCGGTTCACGCAGCTATACCGACATCTTCCCCGGCGTGAACATCCGCTGGGACGCCGGCGACAACCTGGTCGTGCGCGGCGCGGTGACCCGCGCGATCGGCCGCCCCAACTACGAGTCGATCGCGCCGTTCGTCGAGATCCAGGGCGCGGGCAGCCTCGAGCCCGAAGTCACGATGGGCAACCCGGACCTCGATCCGCTGTACTCCACCAACGTCGACCTCTCGGTCGAATATTACGTCGGAAATCGCGGCGTGCTTTCGGCGGCGGTGTTCTACAAGGACATCAGCAGCCCGATCTTCGCCGTCACCCGTACCGACCAGGACGGCGTGTTCGGCGGCCTGCCTCTGACCGGTGCCGAAGTCGGCAGCTGGGAGAACGCGGAGAAGGCGACGGTGTCGGGCATCGAGTTCAACGCGCAGTACGAGTTGAGCTTCCTGCCGTCGCCATTCGACGGTTTCAGCGTCGGCGCCAACATGACGTTCGTGGATTCGGAAGCCGAAGGCCTGCCGGCGCGCACCGACACGGTGCCGCTGGTCAACCAGTCCGACCGGGTGGCATCGGTGCAGGTCAGCTACGAGAAGTACGGTTTCTCGGCGCGACTGGCCTACACCTACCGCTCGGCGATGCTCAACGAGGCCAGCGAGGACGATCCGGAAGAAGACGTCTACTGGGACTCGCTGAAGCAGTGGGACATCAAGTTCGGCTACGAGATCAATCCGCGCTGGTCGGTGTTCCTGGAAGGCTCCAACCTCAACGACGCCATGATGCGCGCCTACGTCGGCCGCCGCGAGCGGACGATGGAACAGGAAATCTACGGCTGGTCCGCACGCATGGGCGTGCAGTTCAAGTTCTGA